One part of the Dysidea avara chromosome 10, odDysAvar1.4, whole genome shotgun sequence genome encodes these proteins:
- the LOC136268037 gene encoding DNA polymerase epsilon catalytic subunit A-like, whose protein sequence is MAAAEKRPSGRTRFNIIDNREDGGLTRPQRLQQCNEMDRKFGYEPLRDSSTHLGWLINMHPSDMVDEEKRLVSAVDFYFVQEDGDRFKVTMPYQPYFYIGTTKDTEREVASYLSKKLSGRLAAIDMVEKEDLDLANHLVGIRGTYLKLKFHSVEDLMKAKRDIMPAVRKNKEKENALPVYDPALFTSRTESADMASSSESSMTSIRVASQMEYIIDIREYDVPYHVRVAIDLKINVGHWYKVRLHGLDPPELSLVEDEPDRPEPVVMAYDIETTKLPLKFPDPSIDCIMMISYMIDAQGYLLINREVVGADVEDFEYTPRPEFEGYFKVFNEPDEVALLRRFIGHILEVQPNIMVTYNGDLFDWPFVDARCNFHGISMMDEIGFSPDSQDEYKCRPIIHMDAFRWVKRDSYLPVGSQNLKAAAKAKLCYAPVELDPEEMCRMASENPQVLANYSVSDAVATYYLYMKYVHPFIFALCTIIPMEPDEVLRKGSGTLCEALLMVQAFHGNIIFPNRQEAALGKLTNDGHLLDQETYVGGHVEAIEAGVFRSDLPCRFKMNADTITDLQEKVRRTIQHAVEVEEKIPLDQVTNYDEVCNDIIAKLESLREHPIRSEKPLIYHLDVGAMYPNIILTNRLQPSAIVDEATCAACDFNKPGSNCQRKMTWSWRGDFLPASRSEYHHIKHQLEAENIPGESPGDPPRSYHSLPPAEQARLEKKRLADYCRKAYRRVKVTREEQRLTTVCQRENSFYVDTVRAFRDRRYRFKGLLKQWKKKLDAAKKTGDPAEIKSCQNKEILYDSLQLAHKCILNSFYGYVMRKGARWYSMEMAGIVCHTGANIITKAREIVENIGRPLELDTDGIWCALPSSFPENFKVNTTNPNKKAVIVCYPGAMLNVMVQDYFTNDQYQELVDPDKLEYSQRKENSIFFEVDGPYRSMILPASKEEGKKLKKRYAVFNDDGTLAELKGFEVKRRGELQLVKNFQSSVFEAFLHGNTLQECYQSVAQVADYWLDVLYSQAEHMPDLELFDLISENRNMSRKLEDYGEQKSTSISTAKRLAEFLGDQMVKDAGLSCRYIISRKPEGAPVTERAIPLAIFQAESSVRQYYLRKWLKSHHMDNFDIRSILDWSYYIERLGSAVQKIITIPAAMQGVANPVPRVKHPDWLQKRLLEKNDVFQQKQITDMFPRLQKPAKQPDDDNDDFVVETTSTKRPIEDVVDVEDVVSVPRLRHTPVVTKRLQSSQSNVSTASSWREALGPPPPQGDTMEEFTDWLIYHKKKWEWQCQQRRLRKKGQSLLSAKSHHTSQPHNSGLSGFLKKRANVLVEQPWQIVQIKQTASLGMFTLWALIGTQLHRLSLEVPRIFYVNSHTPKQLAGEGQAWRRVSRTLPHSSPIHHLYQYNVSEEVFQRHMGELVMQLSTADIEGVYETQVPLLFRAIATIGCVCTVAKEHVQTVLDQDLNVFQLEQLEYKTLAHSSYLENDSLHHVYLYHSNMESRALFAVYLSALHEISIFVVDRVRNNMMPNMTTLYQSEHSSRLSSYGDDYPVPPLDLKFDVRVEVDPRLVCRAIHRLIAGYRDQRRSPSLVVMQSPWDTKKLTQLIPSLEDFPQVTVPSLDSDSQYPALDWQRSAARKMVRQLLNLHSWLQNQLEMCRYSLVPLSNMISDQSLFISDVFFTRHLIQHNHVIWCSPTNMPDLGGHECDDYRLATESGRGIEINEPGAYPTVCIEFSLDGLAVTTLIRSHLINEYEGVGASAASFDSAPQFSLEEMMSGKSNAHASLTVYDEAALCSTAFKILKSMVSAWLHEVTVNHNYFADVQLQHFYRWLHTPSVLLYEPSLCRLVHGLMKKLFLQLIAEFKHLGSTIVYANFNKIIVCTKKRRIEDACAYAQFILESIHSKELFKALSIEPTSCWSYLMWMDQANNGGVRGKLPQGVGGADAADISMEEEEEGDQVEMNWMMAKFLPKMCQQLFQVVIAGHINSLYQHLCDVQQISTPSRRTQSSQSQVTRDATTMATLVTYCQQRITNEMTEQLFTIIQKVHQTIGGQQGPDNPVLQLVKYICKVLSLDSGTQHQVAKLRRDLLQLIGIREFSRDAIFTNPGYSYILPEVICDNCNHCRDVDLCRDPCSQLDEVTGRSSWCCSHCGNEYNAMVIEQRLVEAVQRLSLSYVLQDLQCARCQGVKDNNMREYCTCAGDFCKTSSSEKLIEQLIMFDSIAKEHHMMLLGDTINWILTVNQINLTANT, encoded by the exons ATGGCAGCAGCGGAGAAGCGGCCATCTGGTCGTACTCGCTTCAACATCATAGACAACAG GGAGGATGGGGGGTTGACGCGGCCCCAGAGGCTACAACAATGTAACGAAATGGATCGCAAGTTTGGGTACGAGCCCCTACGGGACTCGTCCACACACTTGGGCTGGCTGATCAACATGCATCCG AGTGATATGGTGGATGAAGAAAAGAGGCTAGTAAGCGCCGTAGACTTCTATTTTGTACAAGAGGATGGAGACAGATTTAAG GTCACGATGCCTTATCAACCATACTTCTATATTGGAACAACAAAG GACACAGAGAGAGAAGTGGCATCATACCTCAGTAAGAAATTGTCAGGACGACTAGCTGCCATTGATATGGTAGAGAAAGAGGATCTTGACCTG GCTAATCACCTGGTTGGTATCCGAGGGACCTACCTGAAGTTGAAATTTCATTCTGTAGAGGATTTGATGAAAGCTAAGAG GGATATCATGCCAGCTGTGCGGAAGAACAAGGAAAAGGAGAATGCTCTACCTGTGTATGACCCTGCCCTATTTACAAG TCGTACAGAGAGTGCTGATATGGCTTCCTCGTCAGAATCATCCATGACCTCAATAAGAGTGGCCAGTCAAATGGAATATATCATTGATATTAG AGAGTATGACGTACCCTATCATGTTCGTGTGGCCATTGATTTGAAGATCAACGTG GGCCACTGGTACAAGGTTAGGCTACATGGTCTGGACCCTCCAGAATTGTCACTAGTGGAGGATGAACCTGATCGACCG GAACCGGTGGTGATGGCATATGACATAGAGACTACCAAGTTACCACTGAAGTTCCCTGACCCAAGTATTGACTGTATCATGATGATATCTTATATGATTGATGCTCAG GGCTACTTACTAATCAATCGTGAAGTGGTTGGAGCAGATGTAGAGGATTTCGAATACACCCCGCGGCCTGAATTTGAGGGGTACTTCAAAGTGTTTAATGAACCAGATGAG GTGGCACTCTTAAGACGTTTTATTGGTCACATTTTGGAGGTACAGCCGAACATCATGGTCACTTATAATGGAGATTTATTTGATTG GCCGTTTGTGGACGCACGTTGCAATTTTCATGGTATCAGTATGATGGACGAGATAGGGTTTTCCCCTGACAGTCAAGATGAGTACAAGTGTCGCCCCATCATACACATGGATGCCTTCAGATGGGTGAAGAGAGATAGCTACCTGCCTGTTGGTAGTCAGAACCTCAAGGCTGCTGCTAAG GCTAAACTATGTTATGCACCAGTGGAGCTGGATCCTGAAGAAATGTGTCGTATGGCCAGTGAAAACCCACAG GTTTTGGCTAACTACTCAGTGTCAGATGCCGTAGCAACCTACTACCTGTACATGAAGTATGTTCATCCCTTCATATTTGCTCTCTGTACCATCATACCCATGGAACCTGATGAG GTGCTACGTAAAGGTTCGGGCACACTGTGTGAGGCATTGCTAATGGTACAAGCTTTCCATGGCAACATCATCTTTCCCAACAGACAGGAAGCT GCATTAGGGAAGCTGACTAATGATGGGCACTTATTAGATCAGGAGACTTATGTCGGTGGACATGTTGAGGCCATTGAGGCAGGTGTATTTCGTAGTGACCTGCCATGTCGGTTCAAAATG AACGCGGACACAATAACAGACCTACAAGAGAAGGTTCGTCGTACCATACAACATGCTGTAGAGGTGGAGGAGAAGATCCCTCTGGATCAGGTGACTAACTATGATGAG GTGTGTAATGACATCATTGCTAAACTGGAGTCACTACGGGAACATCCAATCAGATCAGAGAAGCCATTAATATACCACTTGGACGTCGGAGCCATGTATCCCAACATAATTCTAACTAATCGACTGCAGCCATCAGCCATTGTAGATGAGGCTACTTGTGCAGCATGTGATTTCAATAAGCCTGGGTCAAACTGTCAACGTAAGATGACCTGGTCTTGGAGAGGAGATTTCT TGCCTGCCAGTCGTAGTGAGTACCATCACATCAAACACCAGCTGGAGGCTGAGAACATTCCAGGGGAATCCCCAGGGGACCCACCTCGCTCATATCACTCATTACCACCTGCTGAACAGGCTCGTCTGGAGAAAAAACGACTTGCAG ATTATTGTCGTAAAGCATACCGGCGAGTGAAGGTGACTCGAGAGGAGCAGAGACTCACTACAGTGTGTCAGAGAGAGAACTCATTTTACGTTGACACTGTACGAGCATTTCGTGACAGACGTTATCGCTTCAAAGGCTTGTTGAAACAATGGAAGAAGAAGCTGGATGCTGCAAAAAAGACTGGTGACCCAGCAGAGATTAAAAG TTGCCAGAACAAGGAGATATTGTATGACTCACTCCAGCTAGCTCACAAGTGTATACTAAACAGTTTCTATGGTTACGTGATGAGAAAAGG TGCTCGTTGGTACTCAATGGAGATGGCTGGTATAGTATGTCACACGGGGGCTAATATTATCACTAAGGCGAGGGAGATTGTTGAGAATATCGG TCGGCCACTGGAACTGGACACTGATGGAATATGGTGTGCTCTGCCTTCTAGCTTCCCTGAGAACTTTAAG GTAAACACTACTAATCCAAACAAGAAGGCAGTGATCGTGTGCTACCCTGGGGCTATGTTGAATGTGATGGTACAG GATTACTTCACTAACGACCAGTACCAAGAACTGGTTGATCCAGATAAACTGGAATACTCACAACGTAAGGAAAACTCCATCTTCTTTGAG GTGGATGGCCCATACCGATCCATGATCCTACCAGCTTCTAAGGAAGAGGGGAAGAAATTGAAAAAGAG GTATGCGGTGTTTAATGATGATGGAACCCTTGCTGAATTGAAG GGGTTTGAGGTGAAACGTCGAGGGGAACTTCAGTTGGTGAAGAACTTCCAGTCATCTGTGTTTGAAGCATTTCTGCATGGCAACACGTTGCAAGAGTGTTACCAATCAGTAGCTCAGGTGGCAGACTATTGGCTAGATGTGTTGTACAGTCAG GCAGAACACATGCCAGATTTGGAGCTGTTTGATTTGATATCAGAAAACCGTAACATGTCTCGTAAACTAGAAGATTATGGAGAACAGAAGTCAACCTCTATCAGCACAGCTAAGAGGCTTGCAGAG TTCTTAGGTGATCAGATGGTTAAAGATGCTGGACTGTCATGTCGTTACATCATTTCCCGTAAGCCTGAGGGTGCACCTGTCACAGAAAG GGCAATCCCATTGGCTATATTCCAAGCAGAGTCCAGTGTTCGACAATACTACCTACGTAAGTGGCTCAAGTCACATCACATGGATAACTTTGATATCAGAAGT ATCCTAGACTGGAGCTACTACATAGAGAGGTTGGGTAGTGCTGTACAGAAGATCATCACTATACCAGCTGCAATGCAAGGG GTAGCCAATCCAGTGCCCCGAGTGAAGCACCCTGATTGGCTACAAAAGAGACTGCTAGAGAAGAATGATGTGTTCcagcagaaacaaatcactgacATGTTTCCACGACTACAAAAGCCTGCTAAACAG CCTGACGATGATAATGATGACTTTGTTGTAGAGACCACATCTACAAAGCGACCAATCGAAGATGTCGTTGATGTAGAGGACGTTGTTTCTGTGCCACGCCTTCGACACACCCCTGTAGTGACCAAACGCCTACAATCCAGCCAATCAAATGTCAGCACAGCATCATCATGGAGAGAGGCTCTGGGCCCACCTCCTCCTCAGGGCGATACCATG GAGGAGTTCACTGATTGGCTAATTTATCATAAGAAAAAATGGGAATGGCAATGCCAACAGAGAAGATTACGTAAGAAGGGACAGTCCCTGTTGTCAGCAAAATCACATCACACTAGCCAGCCACACAATAGTGGCTTGTCTGGATTCCTAAAGAAAAGAGCTAATGTGTTAGTAGAGCAACCATGGCAGATTGTGCag ATCAAACAGACAGCTAGTTTAGGGATGTTTACATTGTGGGCACTAATTGGGACACAACTGCATCGTCTCTCACTGGAGGTTCCTCGTATCTTCTACGTCAACAGCCACACCCCCAAGCAACTAGCTGGGGAGGGGCAGG CGTGGAGACGTGTCTCCCGAACATTACCTCATTCTAGCCCCATCCACCATTTATACCAATACAACGTCTCTGAGGAGGTGTTCCAGCGTCACATGGG GGAGTTGGTGATGCAATTATCAACAGCCGATATTGAGGGTGTTTACGAGACACAG GTTCCGTTACTGTTCCGGGCCATAGCAACAATAGGGTGTGTCTGTACTGTTGCTAAGGAACATGTTCAAACAGTACTGGATCAG GATCTCAATGTGTTCCAATTGGAGCAATTGGAATACAAGACACTGGCACACTCCAGTTACCTTGAAAATGATAGTCTACACCACGTCTACTTGTATCATAGCAACAT GGAGTCCCGAGCATTATTTGCTGTTTACTTGTCAGCACTTCATGAG ATCAGCATCTTTGTCGTTGATCGTGTCCGTAATAACATGATGCCAAATATGACTACATTGTACCAGTCTGAACATAGCTCAAG GCTCAGTAGCTATGGTGATGATTATCCTGTACCACCACTGGATTTGAAGTTTGATGTTCGTGTAGAAGTGGACCCAAGACTG GTGTGTCGAGCCATACATCGACTGATCGCAGGATACAGAGACCAGCGTCGAAGTCCATCATTGGTCGTAATGCAATCACCGTggg ATACAAAAAAGCTCACACAATTGATTCCCTCCCTAGAGGACTTCCCCCAAGTTACTGTTCCATCACTGGATAG TGACAGCCAATACCCAGCTCTTGACTGGCAGAGGTCAGCTGCTCGGAAAATGGTCAGACAATTATTAAATCTTCACTCCTGGCTACAG AACCAGTTGGAGATGTGCCGCTACTCGTTGGTTCCCCTCAGCAACATGATATCTGATCAATCATTGTTCATCTCTGATGTGTTCTTCACTCGTCACCTCATCCAACacaatcatgtgatctggtgttcTCCAACTAACATGCCAGACCTCGGCG GTCATGAATGTGATGACTATCGCCTAGCAACAGAGAGTGGACGTGGTATTGAAATTAATGAGCCAGGGGCATACCCGACAGTGTGTATTGAGTTCTCATTGGATGGATTAGCAGTTACTACTCTGATCAGGTCTCACCTGATAAATGAGTACGAAGGTGTGGGGGCATCAGCTGCTTCATTTGATTCTGCCCCTCAG TTTTCATTGGAGGAAATGATGAGTGGGAAATCCAATGCCCACGCCTCATTAACAGTGTATGATGAAGCTGCACTATGCTCCACAGCATTTAA GATATTGAAGAGTATGGTTAGTGCCTGGCTTCATGAGGTCACTGTCAACCATAATTATTTTGCCGATGTGCAGCTGCAGCATTTCTACCG ATGGCTGCACACGCCTTCAGTTCTCCTGTATGAACCATCGCTGTGCCGACTGGTCCATGGTTTGATGAAGAAGCTATTCCTCCAGCTGATTGCAGAGTTCAAACACCTCGGGTCCACCATCGTTTATGCTAACTTCAATAAGATCATAGTTTGCACTAAAAAGAGAAG GATTGAAGACGCGTGTGCTTATGCCCAGTTCATATTGGAGAGTATTCATTCTAAGGAGTTATTCAAGGCCCTCAGTATAGAACCGACATCATGTTGGAGTTACCTTATGTGGATGGACCAG GCTAATAATGGAGGTGTCCGAGGGAAACTCCCTCAGGGAGTGGGTGGGGCTGATGCTGCAGATATTAGTATGGAAGAGGAGGAGGAAGGAGATCAG GTTGAAATGAACTGGATGATGGCTAAGTTCCTCCCTAAAATGTGTCAGCAATTGTTCCAG GTGGTCATAGCAGGACACATCAATTCATTATATCAACATCTTTGTGATGTGCAGCAAATCAGCACACCAAGTAGGAGAACACAATCTAGCCAATCACAA GTCACTAGGGATGCCACTACCATGGCAACGCTGGTGACATATTGTCAACAGAGAATCACCAATGAAATGACAGAACAATTGTTCAC AATAATACAGAAGGTGCACCAAACAATTGGAGGACAGCAGGGTCCTGATAATCCCGTCTTGCAGCTAGTGAAGTACATTTGCAAG GTATTATCACTGGATTCTGGTACACAACATCAGGTTGCTAAGTTACGACGAGATCTGCTACAGCTAATTGGTATACGAGAGTTTTCCAGAGACGCAATATTCACTAACCCTGGGTACTCCTATATCTTGCCTGAG GTTATTTGTGACAACTGTAACCACTGTAGGGATGTTGACTTGTGTCGAGATCCCTGTTCTCAACTAGATGAAGTCACAGGAAG GTCCTCATGGTGTTGTTCTCACTGCGGCAATGAGTACAATGCCATGGTGATTGAGCAACGACTAGTAGAGGCTGTCCAACGTCTGTCACTCTCCTACGTCTTACAAGATCTGCAGTGTGCCAGATGTCAGGGG GTGAAGGACAATAACATGAGGGAGTACTGCACTTGTGCTGGAGACTTCTGTAAGACTAGCTCTTCTGAGAAGCTGATTGAACAACTAATAATGTTTGATAGCATTGCAAA gGAACACCATATGATGTTACTAGGTGATACCATCAATTGGATACTAACTGTCAACCAGATAAACCTCACTGCTAATACATGA